A section of the Gloeobacter violaceus PCC 7421 genome encodes:
- a CDS encoding CopG family ribbon-helix-helix protein, whose protein sequence is MTTPETRVMTAHVPILLADQVDLLAARLERSRGWIVKQALSAFVEQEEHRYRLTLEGLADVDAGRTIDHITVEAWAASLDGDMPLPPPACR, encoded by the coding sequence ATGACTACGCCAGAAACCCGCGTCATGACTGCACACGTTCCGATTCTTTTAGCCGATCAGGTCGATCTGCTCGCAGCACGTCTTGAGCGTTCGCGGGGCTGGATTGTAAAGCAAGCCCTGTCTGCGTTTGTTGAACAGGAAGAGCATCGCTACCGCCTGACCCTGGAAGGCTTAGCCGACGTTGATGCCGGGCGCACCATTGACCATATCACCGTTGAAGCATGGGCAGCCAGTCTTGATGGCGATATGCCTTTACCCCCGCCAGCATGCAGGTAA
- a CDS encoding OmpA family protein → MRTVFVLRATLPALVLLLVACGNNPAPTTASRSGEPAVSTQPIGRSLVALDPSEVALMSPTGSETAADSAGGSATRSTQIAASETQVVNQILSDFNAQRTASGIVVTLPEDILFDFDKADLRPSAQVALQKMAQVINFYKNAPIEISGHTDSKGADGYNRSLSERRAEAVRSYLANNFSVTTGRLTARGLGEGKPVAPNTKPDGSDDPAGRQKNRRVEILIKNQPGQ, encoded by the coding sequence ATGCGGACTGTCTTTGTGCTTCGAGCAACGCTCCCGGCCCTGGTACTGCTGTTGGTGGCTTGCGGCAACAATCCCGCTCCAACCACCGCCTCGCGCTCAGGGGAGCCCGCCGTCTCCACCCAGCCCATCGGTCGTTCGTTGGTCGCCCTCGACCCGAGCGAAGTGGCCCTCATGTCCCCCACCGGCTCTGAGACCGCCGCGGACAGTGCCGGTGGTTCCGCCACCCGCAGCACCCAGATCGCGGCCTCCGAAACGCAGGTGGTCAACCAGATCCTCTCCGACTTCAACGCCCAACGCACCGCCTCGGGAATCGTGGTCACCCTGCCGGAGGATATTCTCTTTGATTTCGACAAGGCCGATTTGCGCCCGAGCGCTCAGGTAGCCCTCCAGAAGATGGCCCAGGTGATCAATTTCTACAAAAATGCCCCTATCGAGATCTCGGGCCACACCGACAGCAAGGGCGCCGACGGCTACAACCGGAGCCTCTCCGAGCGGCGGGCCGAAGCGGTGCGCTCCTATCTGGCGAACAATTTCAGCGTCACGACGGGTCGCCTCACAGCCCGCGGCCTGGGCGAGGGTAAGCCCGTCGCCCCCAACACCAAACCCGACGGCTCCGACGACCCGGCAGGCCGCCAGAAAAACCGCCGCGTCGAAATCTTGATCAAAAATCAGCCGGGCCAATAA
- a CDS encoding type II toxin-antitoxin system RelE/ParE family toxin has translation MQVTWTSKSLEDLARLHAFLRPVNSQAAAAVVRNLTAGAKRLERFPQLGTALPEFAPRDVRRLIIVDYEMRYELKDDAVFILRLWHAREDR, from the coding sequence ATGCAGGTAACGTGGACAAGCAAGTCCCTTGAGGACTTGGCACGACTTCATGCCTTTCTGAGACCGGTTAATTCACAAGCCGCCGCCGCTGTGGTCAGAAACCTGACCGCAGGGGCCAAGCGGCTTGAACGATTTCCGCAACTCGGTACAGCTTTGCCGGAATTTGCCCCGCGTGATGTCCGACGACTGATCATTGTGGACTATGAAATGCGCTATGAGTTGAAGGACGATGCTGTATTTATCTTGCGTTTATGGCATGCCCGCGAAGATCGGTAA
- a CDS encoding pirin family protein, whose product MITLRASEKRGRAEHGWLDSRHTFSFADYYDPQHMGFRSLRVINEDRVAPGQGFGTHSHRDMEIITYVLEGALEHKDSLGNGSVMRPGDVQRMSAGTGVAHSEFNHSKGEPVHFLQIWILPSERGVIPGYEQSHFDAASKQGRLVPVVAGDGREGALAVHQDMVLYAGLLGAGERAEHTLAPGRQAWVQVARGAITLNGKTLTAGDGAAVTDESLVELVGVEPSEVLLFDLA is encoded by the coding sequence ATGATCACATTGCGAGCGAGCGAGAAGCGCGGCCGTGCCGAGCACGGCTGGTTGGACAGCCGCCACACTTTTTCTTTTGCCGACTACTACGACCCCCAGCACATGGGTTTTCGGTCCCTGCGGGTGATCAACGAGGACCGGGTGGCCCCCGGACAAGGCTTTGGCACCCATTCCCACCGCGACATGGAGATTATCACCTACGTGCTCGAAGGCGCCCTGGAGCACAAAGACAGCCTGGGCAACGGCTCGGTGATGCGTCCCGGCGACGTGCAGCGCATGAGTGCCGGTACCGGAGTGGCCCACAGCGAGTTCAACCACAGCAAGGGTGAGCCGGTCCATTTTCTGCAGATCTGGATCCTGCCGTCCGAGCGGGGAGTGATCCCCGGCTACGAGCAAAGCCACTTCGACGCGGCCAGTAAGCAAGGCCGGTTGGTGCCGGTGGTGGCGGGCGACGGCCGCGAAGGGGCGCTGGCAGTCCACCAGGACATGGTGCTCTATGCCGGTTTGTTGGGCGCGGGTGAGCGGGCGGAGCACACCCTTGCCCCGGGCCGCCAGGCCTGGGTGCAGGTGGCACGCGGTGCAATCACCCTGAACGGCAAAACCCTGACAGCGGGCGACGGCGCGGCGGTAACCGACGAGTCGCTTGTCGAACTGGTAGGGGTCGAACCGTCCGAAGTTCTGCTGTTCGATCTGGCGTAA
- the rpsB gene encoding 30S ribosomal protein S2, with translation MSVVSLPQMLEAGVHFGHQTRRWNPKMRRYIFTDRNGIHIIDLTQTAHLLDEAYSYLREASDQGKKILFVGTKRQAAPVIAQEAKRCGMFWVNQRWLGGMLTNWDTIRTSVDQLKELETMEANGTLDLLPKKEASVTRKKLERLTKYLGGLKNMRRKPDILLVVDQRREQNAVMEARRLNIPIVSLLDTNCDPDLTDVGIPANDDAIRSIRLIVGKLADAIYEGRHGQLEDFSEEEPVPAAAPVAAVAVAVAAPAEAESEDKGEVLYSFDDEEE, from the coding sequence ATGAGCGTTGTCTCGCTGCCGCAAATGCTGGAAGCCGGTGTCCATTTTGGACACCAAACCCGCCGCTGGAATCCCAAGATGCGGCGCTATATCTTCACCGACCGCAACGGCATTCACATCATCGATCTCACCCAGACCGCCCACCTGCTCGACGAGGCCTACAGCTATCTGCGCGAAGCTTCGGACCAGGGCAAGAAAATCCTCTTCGTGGGCACCAAGCGCCAGGCGGCTCCCGTCATCGCCCAGGAGGCCAAGCGCTGCGGTATGTTCTGGGTCAACCAGCGCTGGTTGGGCGGCATGCTCACCAACTGGGATACGATCCGCACCTCGGTCGACCAGCTCAAAGAACTCGAAACTATGGAGGCCAACGGCACCCTTGATCTGCTGCCCAAAAAAGAAGCGTCGGTGACGCGCAAGAAACTGGAGCGGCTCACCAAGTACCTGGGCGGCCTCAAAAATATGCGCCGCAAGCCTGATATTCTGCTGGTGGTCGATCAGCGCCGCGAGCAGAACGCCGTCATGGAAGCGCGCCGGCTCAACATCCCGATCGTCTCGCTTCTCGATACCAATTGCGACCCGGATCTGACCGACGTGGGCATCCCGGCCAACGACGACGCCATTCGTTCGATCCGGCTCATCGTGGGCAAGTTGGCGGATGCCATCTACGAAGGTCGCCACGGGCAGCTCGAAGATTTCTCCGAGGAGGAGCCGGTGCCGGCCGCCGCCCCTGTGGCGGCGGTGGCGGTGGCGGTGGCCGCTCCCGCCGAGGCGGAATCGGAAGATAAAGGCGAAGTGCTCTACTCGTTCGACGACGAAGAAGAATAA
- a CDS encoding universal stress protein: protein MPLLKNILLAIEESPAPVQMLKALLELPGSRGARITALHVAKNTPSAQKHGDDLARGRQLLEKAVAELALGSEYEMRTILRTGDPKDVVCLVAEEVDASLLLMGSRGLNSLVAILKNSVSQYVFQRASCPMLLLRDGYYANRINRVAVAISDTMASKYALQTAIELVRQVDGGELLLIRVRTRPLDPRETGKLVQPEEESLLLATAAGVARQQGVSCRSIYGVGSPGAEICRLAEENGADLLVLGCQDRRPTIAKNLPDLDRLLGNSVSDYVRTNANCPVLLQKTAE, encoded by the coding sequence ATGCCGCTGCTAAAAAACATCTTGCTTGCGATCGAAGAGTCCCCGGCGCCGGTGCAGATGCTCAAGGCGCTATTGGAGCTTCCCGGCAGCCGCGGGGCGCGGATCACCGCACTGCACGTGGCGAAGAACACCCCGTCCGCCCAGAAGCACGGCGACGATCTGGCCCGGGGTCGGCAGTTGCTCGAGAAGGCGGTGGCTGAGCTGGCCCTGGGTTCCGAGTACGAAATGCGCACGATCTTGCGCACGGGCGACCCGAAGGACGTGGTCTGCCTGGTGGCCGAGGAAGTGGACGCTTCGCTGCTGTTGATGGGTTCGCGCGGTCTCAATAGTCTGGTGGCCATTCTCAAAAACTCGGTGAGCCAGTACGTCTTCCAGCGGGCTTCCTGTCCGATGCTGCTGTTGCGCGACGGCTACTACGCCAACCGGATCAACCGCGTCGCTGTAGCCATTAGCGACACGATGGCCTCCAAGTACGCCCTGCAGACTGCCATCGAGCTGGTGCGCCAGGTGGATGGCGGCGAATTGTTGCTCATCCGCGTGCGCACCCGGCCGCTCGATCCGCGCGAGACGGGCAAGCTCGTCCAACCTGAAGAAGAAAGTTTGTTGCTGGCCACCGCCGCCGGGGTCGCCCGCCAGCAGGGGGTCTCCTGCCGTTCGATCTACGGCGTCGGCAGCCCCGGAGCCGAAATTTGCCGTCTGGCCGAAGAAAACGGCGCCGACTTGCTGGTGCTGGGCTGCCAGGACCGCCGTCCGACCATCGCCAAGAACCTGCCCGACCTCGACCGGCTGCTGGGCAACTCGGTCTCCGATTACGTGCGCACCAACGCGAACTGCCCGGTGCTGCTGCAAAAGACCGCCGAGTAA
- the fmt gene encoding methionyl-tRNA formyltransferase: MRVVYFGTAEFAVPTLEALLAAREIEVVAAVSQPDRPQGRGNRLTPPPVKAIAQSRGIPVFQPDRLRKDLEVLAHLEALQADFFVVAAYGQILPQRVLDMPGRGCINVHGSLLPKYRGAAPVQWAIYHGEPETGITTMLMEAGLDTGPMLKKIAVPIDEDITGEQLLAQLAHLGAGLLLETLREFDRITPEPQDDSLSSYAPLIDKGQYLVDWGQSARQIRNQIRAFYPYTHTFHRGSRLRLLAAELTSTGSEQFQPSAIIHVIKSKGFEVVTGDGALLLTRVQPAGGKEQPAWDYANGCRLMPGESLGL, encoded by the coding sequence ATGCGCGTCGTCTACTTCGGCACCGCCGAATTTGCCGTTCCGACTCTCGAAGCGCTCCTCGCCGCCCGCGAGATCGAGGTGGTCGCCGCCGTCAGCCAACCCGACCGCCCCCAGGGCCGCGGCAACAGGCTCACCCCCCCGCCGGTCAAAGCGATTGCCCAGAGCCGGGGCATCCCGGTATTTCAACCCGACCGTCTGCGCAAAGACCTTGAGGTCCTGGCCCACCTCGAAGCGCTCCAGGCCGACTTTTTTGTGGTGGCCGCCTACGGCCAGATCCTGCCGCAGCGCGTACTCGATATGCCCGGGCGCGGTTGCATCAACGTGCACGGATCGCTGCTTCCCAAGTACCGGGGGGCCGCCCCCGTGCAGTGGGCCATCTACCACGGCGAACCCGAGACCGGCATCACCACCATGCTCATGGAGGCGGGCCTCGACACCGGTCCGATGCTCAAAAAAATCGCCGTACCCATCGACGAGGACATCACTGGCGAACAACTGCTCGCCCAACTGGCCCACCTCGGCGCCGGGCTGCTGCTGGAGACGCTGCGCGAATTCGACCGCATCACCCCCGAACCCCAGGACGACAGCCTGAGTTCCTATGCTCCTCTCATCGACAAAGGCCAGTACCTCGTCGATTGGGGCCAGTCCGCCCGCCAGATCCGCAACCAGATCCGGGCGTTCTATCCTTACACCCATACATTCCACCGCGGCAGCCGCCTGCGGCTGCTCGCCGCTGAATTGACAAGCACTGGTTCAGAACAATTTCAGCCTTCCGCAATCATTCATGTCATCAAATCTAAGGGATTCGAGGTCGTGACGGGCGATGGCGCACTCTTACTCACCAGGGTGCAGCCGGCCGGCGGCAAGGAGCAACCGGCCTGGGACTACGCCAACGGCTGCCGCCTGATGCCTGGGGAGAGCCTGGGCCTCTAG
- the tsf gene encoding translation elongation factor Ts: MAEITSQMVMQLREKTQVGVLDCKKALAEAEGDLEKAIELLRKKGIMKAGKVKDKVATEGLVGSYIHTGGRIGVLVEVNCQTDFVAKGEEFQQLVRDIAMQIAASPNVEFVSVDDVDQEVKDRELAIEVQREDLLSKPEKIRAQIAQGRVDKLFKERALLEQPFIKDQSISVGELITQKIAKIGENIKVRRFARFVLGEGLEKEEKNFAEEVAAQTGSV, encoded by the coding sequence ATGGCTGAAATCACATCCCAAATGGTCATGCAACTGCGCGAGAAGACCCAGGTCGGCGTACTAGACTGCAAAAAGGCGCTGGCTGAAGCCGAAGGCGATCTCGAAAAAGCGATCGAGCTGTTGCGCAAGAAGGGCATCATGAAGGCCGGCAAGGTCAAGGACAAAGTCGCCACCGAGGGACTGGTCGGTTCCTACATCCATACCGGCGGTCGTATCGGCGTGCTGGTGGAGGTCAACTGCCAGACCGACTTCGTCGCCAAGGGCGAGGAGTTCCAGCAGCTGGTGCGCGACATCGCCATGCAGATCGCGGCAAGCCCGAATGTCGAGTTCGTCTCGGTCGACGATGTCGATCAAGAAGTCAAAGACCGCGAACTGGCCATCGAGGTGCAGCGCGAAGACTTGCTCAGCAAGCCCGAAAAGATCCGCGCCCAGATTGCCCAGGGCCGGGTCGACAAGCTCTTCAAAGAGCGGGCGCTGTTGGAGCAGCCTTTTATCAAGGACCAGTCGATCAGCGTCGGCGAACTGATCACCCAGAAGATCGCCAAGATTGGCGAAAATATCAAGGTGCGCCGCTTCGCGCGCTTTGTACTGGGCGAGGGCCTCGAAAAAGAAGAGAAGAACTTCGCTGAGGAAGTGGCTGCCCAGACCGGCAGCGTCTGA
- a CDS encoding GlxA family transcriptional regulator — protein sequence MTYIPEFPPLPLHQERCVLFVAFPDMSLLDLTVAQTVFWAASRYMEQRGLPGYSRHTISLNGGLVHSAEGVALATLVLVEFADVAVDTVIVPGSPDIEQVLDNSMQLVEWLHQISGKARRIASVCSGAFLLAQAGLLDGKRAATHWAMCDLLKKHFPSIEIERDAIFVQEDSVWTSAGVSAGIDLALALVEADCGRDIAMKVARELVVFLKRPGGQSQFSELLQSQVQGSAAFDGLHLWLADHIGNENLTVDLLAERVGMSPRNFARVYKQRTGRTPAKAVEIFRLEAARRLLEDSERNADQIGRQCGFGDEERMRVTFQRHLAISPTDYRRRFSR from the coding sequence ATGACATATATCCCAGAATTTCCGCCACTTCCCCTTCACCAGGAACGATGTGTTCTCTTCGTAGCGTTTCCTGACATGAGTTTGCTTGACCTGACAGTAGCGCAAACGGTGTTCTGGGCGGCATCAAGATACATGGAACAACGTGGATTACCAGGATACAGTCGCCATACTATCAGTTTGAATGGCGGGCTGGTGCACAGTGCTGAAGGCGTGGCATTGGCAACGTTGGTACTGGTCGAGTTCGCAGACGTTGCGGTCGATACCGTCATTGTCCCCGGCTCCCCCGATATCGAGCAGGTATTGGACAACTCCATGCAACTGGTGGAATGGCTGCACCAGATATCCGGCAAAGCGCGCCGTATTGCATCCGTATGCAGCGGTGCCTTCCTGCTGGCGCAGGCAGGGCTACTCGACGGCAAGCGTGCCGCCACGCACTGGGCGATGTGCGATCTGCTGAAAAAACATTTTCCCTCGATTGAGATCGAACGCGATGCGATCTTTGTTCAGGAAGATTCGGTCTGGACCTCAGCCGGCGTCAGCGCCGGAATCGATCTCGCACTGGCCCTCGTAGAGGCCGACTGCGGACGTGACATCGCCATGAAGGTTGCACGGGAGCTGGTCGTCTTTTTGAAGCGGCCTGGCGGACAGTCCCAATTCAGCGAACTACTGCAATCGCAAGTACAGGGCAGCGCAGCCTTCGACGGCTTGCATCTCTGGCTCGCCGACCATATCGGCAACGAGAATTTAACGGTAGACCTTTTGGCCGAAAGAGTCGGTATGAGCCCGCGCAATTTCGCGCGCGTCTACAAACAAAGAACTGGCCGGACACCGGCAAAGGCAGTCGAAATTTTTCGGCTGGAAGCGGCGCGACGGTTGTTGGAGGATTCAGAGCGCAATGCCGATCAGATCGGCCGCCAGTGCGGCTTTGGCGACGAGGAGAGAATGCGGGTCACTTTTCAGCGCCATCTTGCAATATCGCCGACAGATTATCGCAGGCGATTCTCCAGGTGA